In the genome of Hymenobacter taeanensis, one region contains:
- a CDS encoding M1 family metallopeptidase, whose amino-acid sequence MLKPTLLAAGLVALLAAPALAQNTNSGTDKFAQLGQELPTPNTYRTASGAPGRDYWQQRADYNIRVTLNDANQSISGTEDITYTNLSPDKLSYLWLQLDANIYAPNSMTEATQTAELREKMSFQTLEYLQRTGFDGSFKIDDIRMKGAGKQLPYTVNYTMMRVDLPQALAPKQSVTFTVKWHYTVNDQKKTGGRSGYEYFEQDKNYLYEIAQFYPRMAVYDDVNGWQHKQFLGTGEFTLPFGDYRVAITAPADHVVGATGTLQNPDQVLSATQRKRFDQAKASSKPVVIVTQDEATKAEQGRAKDTKTWVYSAKNVRDFAWASSRKFIWDAMGLKVEGKPVVAMSYYPKEANPLWGQYSTQAVAHTLKTYSKFTIPYEYPVAISVHGPIGGMEYPMLCFNGYRPEADGTYSSATKYGLISVVIHEVGHNFFPMIVNSDERQWTWMDEGLNTFMQYLTEQEWERGYPSRRGEPAQIVPYMAMNPNLQNPIMTNSESVLQLGNNAYGKPATALNILRETVMGRQLFDYAFKTYAQRWAYKHPKPADFFRTMEDASGVDLDWFWRGWFYSTEHTDLSIENVQWYKVDSKNPDIENAARREEMNAAPKSLSQQRNLQDINKTLVDEKPELKDFYNAYDPLAVSESDKARYQQYVSKLKPEQQEILKKGLNFYQVELKNLGGLVMPVIIQMTYTDGTNEVVNIPAEIWRRNNAEVTKVFITEKPVASFTLDPFLQTADTDLSNNGFPRKLAPSRFELFQQQQQPAPQNPMQRNVSSQQPKQGGGATGAGGGN is encoded by the coding sequence ATGTTGAAACCTACTCTGCTGGCCGCTGGGCTGGTGGCGCTGCTAGCCGCTCCGGCGCTGGCGCAGAACACCAATTCCGGCACCGATAAGTTTGCCCAGCTCGGCCAGGAGCTGCCCACGCCCAACACGTACCGCACCGCCTCAGGGGCGCCGGGCCGCGACTATTGGCAGCAGCGCGCCGACTACAACATCCGGGTAACGCTCAATGATGCCAACCAGAGCATCAGCGGCACCGAGGATATCACTTACACTAACCTCTCGCCCGATAAGCTCAGCTATCTGTGGCTGCAGCTTGATGCAAACATCTACGCGCCTAACTCCATGACGGAGGCCACCCAAACGGCTGAGCTGCGGGAGAAAATGTCGTTTCAGACGCTGGAATACCTGCAGCGTACGGGCTTCGACGGCTCGTTCAAGATTGACGACATCCGGATGAAGGGTGCCGGCAAGCAGCTGCCTTACACCGTTAACTACACCATGATGCGCGTGGACCTGCCCCAGGCACTGGCTCCCAAGCAGTCGGTGACGTTCACGGTGAAGTGGCACTACACCGTAAACGATCAGAAGAAAACGGGTGGCCGCTCGGGCTATGAGTACTTCGAGCAGGACAAGAACTACCTCTACGAAATTGCGCAGTTCTACCCCCGCATGGCCGTTTACGACGACGTGAACGGCTGGCAGCACAAGCAGTTCCTGGGCACGGGTGAGTTTACGCTACCTTTCGGCGACTACCGCGTAGCTATTACTGCCCCCGCCGACCACGTGGTGGGCGCCACCGGCACCCTGCAGAACCCCGATCAGGTGCTCAGCGCCACCCAGCGCAAGCGTTTCGATCAGGCCAAGGCCTCTTCCAAGCCGGTGGTTATCGTGACGCAGGACGAAGCTACCAAGGCTGAGCAAGGCCGCGCCAAGGATACCAAGACCTGGGTGTACTCGGCCAAGAACGTGCGTGACTTCGCCTGGGCTTCTTCGCGTAAATTTATTTGGGATGCCATGGGTCTGAAGGTAGAAGGCAAGCCCGTGGTGGCCATGTCATACTACCCCAAGGAGGCTAACCCGCTCTGGGGGCAGTACTCTACGCAGGCGGTGGCTCACACCCTCAAAACGTACTCAAAGTTCACCATCCCGTACGAGTACCCGGTGGCTATTTCCGTGCACGGCCCCATTGGCGGCATGGAGTACCCCATGCTTTGCTTCAACGGCTACCGTCCTGAGGCAGATGGCACCTACTCTTCGGCCACGAAGTACGGTTTGATTTCAGTGGTTATCCATGAGGTAGGCCACAACTTCTTCCCGATGATTGTGAACTCCGATGAGCGCCAGTGGACGTGGATGGACGAAGGCCTGAACACCTTTATGCAGTACCTCACGGAGCAGGAGTGGGAAAGAGGCTACCCTTCGCGCCGCGGCGAGCCGGCTCAGATTGTGCCGTACATGGCCATGAACCCGAACCTGCAGAACCCCATCATGACCAACTCAGAGTCGGTGCTGCAGCTGGGTAACAACGCCTACGGCAAGCCTGCCACGGCCCTGAACATCCTGCGCGAAACCGTAATGGGCCGCCAGCTCTTCGACTACGCTTTTAAAACCTACGCCCAGCGCTGGGCCTACAAGCACCCCAAGCCCGCCGACTTCTTCCGCACCATGGAAGACGCTTCCGGCGTTGACCTTGACTGGTTCTGGCGCGGCTGGTTTTACAGCACCGAGCATACTGACCTCAGCATTGAGAACGTGCAGTGGTATAAAGTTGACTCTAAGAACCCCGACATTGAGAATGCGGCCCGTCGTGAGGAGATGAATGCCGCTCCCAAGAGCCTCTCCCAGCAGCGCAACCTGCAGGACATCAACAAGACGCTGGTAGACGAAAAGCCTGAGCTGAAGGACTTCTACAACGCTTACGACCCGCTGGCGGTGTCAGAAAGCGATAAGGCGCGCTACCAGCAGTACGTATCCAAGCTCAAGCCTGAGCAGCAGGAAATTCTGAAGAAGGGCCTGAACTTCTACCAGGTTGAGCTGAAGAACCTGGGTGGCCTGGTGATGCCGGTTATCATTCAGATGACCTACACCGATGGCACCAATGAAGTAGTGAACATTCCGGCCGAAATCTGGCGCCGCAACAACGCTGAGGTAACCAAGGTGTTCATCACCGAAAAGCCCGTAGCATCGTTCACCCTCGACCCCTTCCTGCAAACCGCTGACACAGACCTCTCGAACAACGGATTCCCGCGCAAGCTGGCGCCTTCCCGCTTCGAGCTGTTTCAGCAGCAACAGCAGCCGGCTCCCCAAAACCCCATGCAGCGCAACGTATCGTCGCAGCAGCCCAAGCAGGGCGGTGGCGCTACGGGTGCTGGTGGCGGCAACTAA
- a CDS encoding HupE/UreJ family protein, with protein MSVFQTYLQLGFYHIFNLGAYDHMVFLLALCAPYVLRDWKPVVALVTSFTVGHSLTLALSTMGVVNYSPKLIEILIPITILLTCLANLLRAGHPTTRISPNRRETVGPLLLTLPNLLAVAFGLIHGLGFSSYLRELLGHQSRPVLELLAFNIGVELGQLLIVSLILLLGLIVLRIFNAARRDWLLVTSGAALGIALVLLLGQI; from the coding sequence ATGTCGGTATTCCAAACGTATCTGCAGCTCGGGTTCTACCATATCTTCAACCTGGGGGCCTATGACCATATGGTATTCCTGCTGGCCCTGTGCGCGCCGTACGTGCTGCGCGACTGGAAACCCGTGGTGGCGTTGGTCACGAGCTTTACCGTAGGCCACTCGCTCACGCTGGCGCTGTCTACTATGGGCGTGGTGAACTACTCACCCAAGCTTATTGAGATTCTGATTCCCATTACTATTCTGCTTACCTGCCTAGCCAATCTGCTGCGGGCGGGCCACCCTACCACCCGCATCAGCCCCAACCGGCGCGAAACCGTTGGGCCCCTACTTCTCACGCTGCCTAACCTGCTGGCCGTAGCCTTTGGGCTTATTCATGGCCTAGGTTTCTCGAGCTACCTGCGGGAGCTACTAGGCCACCAAAGCCGCCCAGTGCTGGAGCTGCTGGCCTTTAATATCGGGGTTGAACTGGGCCAGCTGCTTATTGTCAGCCTTATCCTGCTGCTGGGCCTTATAGTGCTGCGCATCTTCAACGCCGCCCGCCGCGACTGGCTGCTGGTCACCAGTGGTGCCGCGCTTGGTATTGCGCTGGTGCTGCTTCTGGGCCAGATATAG
- the clpB gene encoding ATP-dependent chaperone ClpB has translation MNFNNYTIKAQEAVQKATEIAGGNQQQAIETGHLLKGLFQSDENVLSFLAKKLGVNLNILTPRLDALVTGYPKVSGGSPYLSNEAAAALQRATGFLKEFDDEYVSVEHLLLGLLGGKDAVATLMKDAGFNEKDLKAAIKELRGGRKVTSQTAEDQYQSLNRYARNLNEQVRTGKMDPVIGRDEEIRRVLQILSRRTKNNPVLLGEPGVGKTAIVEGLAQRIVAGDVPENLQDKIIMSLDMGLLIAGAKYKGEFEERLKSVIKEVTDSEGQIILFIDEMHTLIGAGGGGEGAMDAANLLKPALARGELHSIGATTLKEYQKYIEKDKALERRFQAVMVDEPSTEDAISIMRGIKEKYELHHGVRITDDAVIAAVELSSRYITDRFLPDKAIDLMDEAAAKLRIELNSMPVELDEVQRRIMQLEIEREAIRREENHDRETVLSKELSELTAKRDTLKAQWENEKSALTSIQTEKENIERYKLEAEQAERQGDYGRVAELRYGKIQEAEAKLKELQAQAEADKGKDGGSMLQEVVTSEDIAEVVAKWTGIPVSKMLQSDREKLLNLEQELGKRVAGQSEAIAAISDAVRRSRAGLQDPKRPIGSFIFLGTTGVGKTELAKALAEYLFNDENSMVRIDMSEYQERHAVSRLIGAPPGYVGYDEGGQLTEAVRRKPYSVILLDEIEKAHPDVFNILLQVLDDGRLTDNKGRVANFKNTIIIMTSNTGADIIQKNFKELNEYNHDEVVDRTREEVVERLKQHMRPEFLNRIDEIVMFQPLKRKEIRKIVDIQFKQIQQRLEEAGIRLEATDEVLNYLGEQGFDPQFGARPLKRVLQRLVLNELSKDILSGRVSKDAVVEAVLEDEHIRFVNVEMPTVG, from the coding sequence CTGCTGAAGGGCCTCTTCCAGAGCGACGAAAATGTGTTGTCGTTTCTGGCCAAGAAGCTGGGCGTGAACCTCAATATCCTCACGCCTCGGCTTGATGCACTTGTAACGGGCTACCCCAAAGTAAGCGGGGGCTCGCCCTACCTCTCTAACGAAGCCGCCGCCGCTCTGCAACGGGCTACCGGCTTTCTGAAGGAGTTCGACGATGAATATGTGTCGGTAGAGCACCTGCTGCTGGGGCTGCTGGGCGGAAAAGACGCCGTGGCTACCCTGATGAAGGACGCCGGCTTCAACGAAAAGGACTTGAAAGCGGCTATTAAAGAGCTGCGCGGGGGCCGCAAGGTGACCTCGCAGACCGCCGAAGACCAGTACCAGAGCCTTAACCGCTACGCCCGCAACCTCAATGAGCAGGTGCGCACTGGCAAGATGGACCCGGTTATCGGCCGCGACGAGGAAATCCGCCGCGTACTCCAGATTCTGAGCCGCCGTACCAAGAACAACCCCGTGCTGCTCGGTGAGCCCGGCGTGGGTAAAACCGCCATTGTGGAGGGCTTGGCCCAGCGCATTGTGGCCGGCGACGTGCCCGAAAACCTCCAGGACAAAATCATCATGTCGCTGGACATGGGCCTGCTCATTGCGGGTGCCAAGTACAAGGGCGAGTTTGAAGAGCGCCTCAAGTCCGTTATCAAAGAAGTAACCGACTCCGAAGGCCAGATCATTCTGTTCATCGACGAGATGCACACCCTGATTGGGGCTGGCGGCGGCGGTGAAGGTGCCATGGACGCGGCTAACTTGCTCAAGCCTGCTTTGGCGCGTGGTGAGCTGCACTCCATCGGGGCTACTACCCTCAAGGAGTACCAGAAGTACATTGAGAAGGACAAAGCCCTGGAGCGCCGTTTCCAGGCCGTGATGGTAGATGAGCCGAGCACGGAAGACGCCATCAGCATTATGCGCGGCATCAAGGAGAAGTATGAGCTGCACCACGGCGTGCGCATCACCGACGACGCCGTAATTGCCGCCGTAGAGCTAAGCTCGCGCTACATCACCGACCGGTTCCTGCCCGACAAGGCCATTGACCTGATGGACGAGGCCGCCGCTAAGCTGCGCATTGAATTGAACTCCATGCCGGTGGAGCTGGACGAGGTGCAGCGCCGCATCATGCAGCTGGAGATTGAGCGCGAAGCCATCCGCCGGGAGGAAAACCACGACCGGGAAACTGTGCTCAGCAAGGAACTCAGCGAGCTGACTGCTAAGCGCGACACGCTGAAAGCACAGTGGGAAAACGAGAAATCGGCCCTTACCAGCATTCAGACGGAGAAAGAGAACATTGAGCGTTACAAGCTGGAAGCCGAGCAGGCCGAGCGCCAGGGCGACTACGGACGGGTGGCGGAGCTGCGCTACGGCAAGATTCAGGAAGCCGAAGCTAAGCTGAAAGAGCTGCAGGCCCAGGCCGAAGCTGATAAAGGCAAGGATGGCGGCTCGATGCTGCAGGAAGTGGTAACCTCTGAGGACATTGCCGAGGTAGTAGCTAAGTGGACCGGTATCCCGGTGAGCAAGATGCTGCAGTCGGACCGCGAGAAGCTGCTGAACCTGGAGCAAGAGTTGGGCAAGCGCGTGGCGGGCCAGAGCGAGGCTATTGCGGCTATTTCGGATGCGGTGCGCCGCTCCCGGGCTGGCCTCCAGGACCCTAAGCGGCCTATCGGCTCGTTCATCTTCCTGGGTACTACCGGCGTGGGTAAAACCGAGCTGGCCAAGGCCCTGGCTGAGTACCTGTTCAATGATGAGAACAGCATGGTGCGCATTGATATGAGCGAGTACCAGGAGCGCCACGCTGTGTCGCGGTTGATTGGGGCACCTCCCGGCTACGTGGGCTACGACGAAGGTGGGCAGCTGACCGAGGCCGTGCGCCGCAAGCCGTACTCGGTGATTCTGCTCGACGAAATCGAGAAGGCCCACCCCGATGTGTTCAACATTCTGCTGCAGGTGCTCGACGACGGCCGCCTCACCGACAACAAAGGTCGGGTGGCAAACTTCAAGAACACCATCATCATCATGACCTCCAACACGGGTGCCGACATCATTCAGAAGAACTTCAAGGAGCTGAATGAATACAACCACGATGAAGTGGTGGACCGCACCCGCGAGGAAGTAGTAGAGCGCCTGAAGCAACACATGCGCCCTGAGTTCCTGAACCGCATCGACGAGATTGTGATGTTCCAGCCCCTCAAGCGCAAGGAAATCCGCAAAATCGTGGACATCCAGTTCAAGCAGATTCAGCAGCGCCTGGAGGAAGCCGGCATTCGGCTGGAAGCCACCGACGAAGTACTCAACTACCTCGGCGAGCAGGGCTTCGACCCGCAGTTTGGCGCTAGGCCACTCAAGCGTGTGCTGCAGCGCCTGGTGCTCAATGAGCTGTCGAAAGACATTCTCTCAGGCCGCGTGAGCAAGGACGCCGTGGTAGAAGCCGTGCTGGAAGATGAGCACATTCGCTTTGTGAACGTGGAGATGCCGACCGTAGGATAG